The Patescibacteria group bacterium genome includes the window GATGCCTAGATTTTTGTAGCTAAGTTCGGGAACCAGTACCGGCAGGACATTTTTAATACTCGCACTGCCACCAAAATTAGCATCGACATAATATCCTTTGCTAAATGGAATCATCAGGTCGGCCATTCGAACATTTATATCTTTATAAAATCCTTCAAATTCACTATCCATAATACCTAGCGCAGTATTGCAAGATTTTTCAAAACTCATATTCCAGGCTATTACACTGCCCGTCTTGCCGATGTGCCCGCGTAATGTTTCGCTAAGTGGCCTAGCCGGGTTAGAATTGTCGGCTTGGAGGTATCCCATATGCTCCAGTTCCCCACCAGGCGAACTTAGTACATGTAATGAATACTGGAATGGAATCTGTTGGTATGGCTTGGTGCCGTCGAAATACGGAACGCAGCTACTGAGAGTTTCATAATCAAAAAAGTACAGTGGGTACTCGAGCTTGGATAAAAACTTTTTGATCTTTTCTTTATCATAAATTGGTTCACCTTTAGCCAAAGCCTCTAGTTGTCGGCGCTGGTATTTGCTATCAACTAAGCTAAGTGGGATATCTTTGAGCTTGGTGATACCTTCTTCCTCAAACAAGCGGATATTATCTGTATTAATGCGACAAAGCTCATAGATACTTCCGTCTTCAATTGGCTTAATATTTTTATATACTTCCAGCCAGTCTTTTAGGCTGTATAATTTACACCTCGCTGGCGACGGGTCTGGCATTTCGGCTTGCTCCATGACTTCTATGGCACCCTCGATATTGCGCTTGGTTTGATTAAGCTCTTTTTTGACATCCTCGGTGACATTCGTTGTAGTAGTGATTTGCTTGGAATCTACCTCGCCCTCTCGGACATAGCTATTGTCGACATGTATGACATAGATATCGTTTACAATATAGCCGCAGTTTTCGAGTACGGTCGTCTGAAAGGCTAAATCTAGGATGTGATCCTGCTTAACCCCGGTGCTTGATTTGATTTCGTATAAATCAACTTCATTTTTTC containing:
- a CDS encoding DUF2779 domain-containing protein; this encodes MSKKLILSKSEYMMYLRHPAFLWVKKHDKNKIPPVSADLQAMFDAGHNFEAYAESHFPDGVKVGFNDYYQYLNMPLRTQEELDRGTKTIFQGRFEHGQTTFICDVIRVIGKNEVDLYEIKSSTGVKQDHILDLAFQTTVLENCGYIVNDIYVIHVDNSYVREGEVDSKQITTTTNVTEDVKKELNQTKRNIEGAIEVMEQAEMPDPSPARCKLYSLKDWLEVYKNIKPIEDGSIYELCRINTDNIRLFEEEGITKLKDIPLSLVDSKYQRRQLEALAKGEPIYDKEKIKKFLSKLEYPLYFFDYETLSSCVPYFDGTKPYQQIPFQYSLHVLSSPGGELEHMGYLQADNSNPARPLSETLRGHIGKTGSVIAWNMSFEKSCNTALGIMDSEFEGFYKDINVRMADLMIPFSKGYYVDANFGGSASIKNVLPVLVPELSYKNLGI